One genomic window of Deltaproteobacteria bacterium includes the following:
- a CDS encoding Smr/MutS family protein — MPEDFKAPKGEEKFPGIARVPVDGVIDLHAFKPCDVSSVVEEYINACREQGVFEVRIIHGKGKGVLRDTVRKRLARMPTVRGFRNSDESGGGWGATVVDLVK; from the coding sequence TTGCCTGAAGATTTTAAAGCGCCCAAGGGGGAGGAAAAATTCCCCGGTATTGCGAGGGTTCCAGTTGACGGTGTTATCGATCTCCATGCATTCAAACCGTGCGACGTGAGCAGCGTCGTTGAGGAATACATCAACGCCTGCAGGGAACAGGGAGTTTTCGAGGTCAGGATCATCCATGGCAAGGGAAAAGGGGTCCTCAGGGATACCGTCCGGAAGCGCCTGGCCCGTATGCCCACTGTAAGGGGCTTCAGAAATTCAGATGAATCCGGCGGGGGATGGGGCGCCACTGTAGTAGATCTTGTCAAATGA
- a CDS encoding 4Fe-4S dicluster domain-containing protein, whose translation MQLTVIPERCSGCKVCELACSVGREGVNNPKKSRMRVMVLYPHPVIRIPIVCRQCGVPKCGENCPTHAIYRENGIVRLDEERCISCNQCITACPFGAMFLHEDLDRPLKCDLCDGAPLCVDACPKEALKFHPKHIMGQAHRLSTAKHYARMSKVEYMDGGQKKVLHYTREKGKKDEA comes from the coding sequence ATGCAGTTGACTGTTATTCCTGAGAGATGTTCAGGATGCAAGGTCTGCGAACTCGCCTGCAGCGTCGGGCGGGAGGGTGTCAATAATCCCAAGAAAAGCAGGATGAGGGTAATGGTTCTCTACCCCCACCCTGTTATACGGATACCCATCGTGTGCAGGCAGTGTGGGGTGCCGAAGTGCGGTGAGAACTGCCCGACCCACGCCATCTATCGTGAGAATGGTATTGTGCGGCTGGACGAGGAAAGGTGCATCTCGTGCAATCAGTGTATTACGGCCTGTCCATTCGGCGCAATGTTCCTGCACGAAGATCTTGATCGGCCCCTCAAGTGCGACCTCTGCGATGGCGCACCGTTGTGTGTGGATGCCTGCCCCAAGGAGGCGTTGAAGTTCCATCCTAAACATATCATGGGCCAGGCACACCGGCTCTCTACCGCAAAGCACTACGCCAGGATGAGCAAGGTGGAGTATATGGACGGAGGTCAGAAGAAGGTCCTCCATTATACGAGAGAAAAGGGCAAGAAGGATGAAGCTTAA
- a CDS encoding citrate (Si)-synthase translates to MAGLKEKFASQIPGLRDEVRTLVKTRGDVVLSEATVAMAYGGMRGIKGMICDTSVVEPDQGLIIRGIPLGELTDRIPEEIFFLLVTGELPNAEELADLQKELTARAKTPSYVWDVLEAMPDDSHPMAMLSAAIISMQKESQFAKAYAAGVKKTEYWESTMEDSLNLLAVLPEIAAGIYRMRFKKGPRIAPDPNLDWGGNYARMLGVPDPEGKLAKLLRLYLTLHSDHEGGNVSAHVCHTVGSALSDAYYAVSAGLNGLAGPLHGLANQECLSFVLKMMEKFGGVPTDEQATEYCWDNLNAGKVIPGYGHAVLRVTDPRYTAQLQFGKDNIPEDPVFQTVEKLFRLVPGILKEHGKAKNPWPNVDAGSGALVYHFGIREFSYYTVLFSVSRTMGMTSQLIVNRALGAPIERPKSVSTKWIQDFVAKQ, encoded by the coding sequence ATGGCAGGCCTAAAGGAGAAATTCGCAAGCCAGATCCCGGGTCTCCGGGATGAAGTCCGAACCCTTGTAAAAACCCGTGGGGATGTCGTCCTTTCGGAGGCCACTGTAGCCATGGCCTACGGGGGAATGCGGGGTATCAAAGGGATGATCTGTGACACCTCCGTTGTTGAGCCGGACCAGGGGCTTATTATCCGCGGCATTCCCCTGGGCGAGCTGACCGACAGGATCCCCGAGGAGATCTTTTTTCTCCTTGTCACAGGCGAACTCCCCAATGCGGAGGAACTGGCCGACCTTCAGAAGGAATTGACCGCGAGGGCAAAAACCCCCTCCTACGTGTGGGACGTGCTCGAGGCCATGCCCGATGACTCCCACCCCATGGCAATGCTCAGCGCTGCAATCATTTCCATGCAAAAGGAGTCCCAGTTCGCCAAGGCCTATGCCGCGGGAGTCAAGAAAACGGAGTATTGGGAGTCTACTATGGAGGACTCCCTGAATCTCCTGGCGGTGCTTCCCGAAATTGCGGCAGGAATCTACCGGATGAGGTTCAAAAAAGGGCCGCGTATCGCACCGGATCCCAACCTTGATTGGGGCGGCAACTACGCCAGGATGCTGGGTGTCCCCGACCCGGAAGGTAAGCTTGCCAAGCTGCTCCGGCTCTACCTGACCCTGCACAGCGATCATGAGGGGGGCAATGTCAGCGCCCATGTGTGCCACACGGTGGGGTCCGCCCTGTCCGACGCCTATTATGCAGTTTCCGCCGGCCTCAACGGCCTGGCAGGCCCCCTCCACGGCCTGGCCAACCAGGAGTGCCTGAGTTTCGTCCTCAAGATGATGGAGAAATTCGGAGGTGTGCCCACAGATGAACAGGCTACCGAATATTGCTGGGACAACCTGAACGCAGGCAAGGTGATTCCCGGATACGGCCATGCCGTCCTGAGGGTTACAGATCCCAGATACACCGCCCAACTGCAGTTCGGGAAAGATAATATCCCGGAGGATCCGGTTTTCCAGACGGTTGAGAAGCTCTTCAGACTCGTACCGGGCATCCTCAAGGAGCATGGTAAGGCCAAGAACCCGTGGCCCAATGTGGACGCGGGCTCCGGTGCACTGGTCTATCATTTCGGGATTAGGGAATTCAGCTACTACACCGTCCTGTTCAGCGTATCCCGCACCATGGGAATGACCTCTCAGCTTATCGTAAACAGGGCTCTGGGCGCACCTATTGAAAGGCCGAAATCAGTCTCCACCAAGTGGATCCAGGATTTTGTAGCCAAACAGTAG
- a CDS encoding chloride channel protein, whose amino-acid sequence MIKEASHRILPFLRKLHLNERVYLSIVAIIIGLLSGYGAVLCRLAIKAAQFLFYQNTNDILTFHRTLPIYLKIGLPTLGGLVVGPLIYFGAREAKGHGVPEVMEAVAIKGGRIRPRVALVKILASAITIGSGGSVGREGPMVQIGSSIGSTIAQILRAPSLRQRTFVGCGAAAGIAATFNAPIAGALFAAEIILGDFGISTFSPVVLSSVSATIVSRHYFGNFPAFIIPTYKLVSLWEYIFYPILGIVAGFVALLFIVVLYKFEDSFDAMKIPEYFKPALGGLFLGCILVLWPNVFGVGYGSINLALKNHLSAVFLLGLVFLKILATSITLGSGASGGIFAPSLFIGAMTGGFFGWGVHTLFPMITGDSGAYALVAMGAVVAGTTHAPITAIIIIFELTASYQIMLPLMFACIISTLIASSLKHGSIYTLKLSRRGVRLLQGWEQSIMQAIKVKDIMSDHVVAIPESMPLDEVINSLKTQNVSYLHVIDKDNNLTGIISFRDIRATLQEETLNGLVIARDVATIHIYTIRPTDSILRAFQDMGSTGISQLPVVAENDSRKVIGTVSQRDVMAAYDKAVLNREIDGY is encoded by the coding sequence ATGATTAAAGAAGCTTCTCATCGAATCCTACCTTTTCTCAGAAAATTACATTTGAACGAGCGGGTCTATCTCTCGATAGTCGCTATTATCATAGGGCTTCTCTCCGGTTACGGTGCTGTTCTCTGCCGCCTCGCCATCAAGGCGGCACAATTCCTTTTTTATCAGAACACCAACGATATTCTGACCTTTCATCGAACTCTGCCCATTTATCTGAAGATAGGCCTGCCTACGCTGGGAGGTCTGGTCGTTGGCCCCCTTATCTACTTCGGGGCGCGTGAAGCCAAAGGCCACGGTGTGCCGGAGGTCATGGAAGCCGTTGCCATAAAAGGCGGGCGGATTCGCCCGAGGGTGGCGCTGGTCAAAATCCTGGCCTCAGCCATAACCATCGGTTCCGGCGGGTCCGTGGGGCGGGAAGGCCCCATGGTGCAGATCGGCTCATCCATCGGATCAACCATCGCCCAGATACTGAGAGCGCCTTCCCTCCGGCAAAGAACCTTCGTTGGCTGTGGCGCTGCCGCGGGAATCGCCGCCACCTTTAACGCGCCGATCGCCGGGGCGCTCTTCGCCGCGGAGATTATCCTCGGCGATTTTGGAATCTCCACCTTTTCCCCCGTTGTACTCTCATCGGTAAGCGCTACAATTGTCTCGCGTCACTATTTTGGTAATTTCCCGGCCTTTATCATTCCAACCTACAAACTGGTCTCCTTGTGGGAATACATCTTCTATCCCATCCTCGGCATCGTGGCCGGGTTCGTCGCATTGTTGTTTATTGTTGTCCTGTATAAATTCGAAGATAGTTTTGACGCGATGAAGATTCCGGAGTATTTCAAGCCCGCCCTGGGCGGGCTTTTTCTCGGATGCATTCTTGTGCTCTGGCCCAATGTATTCGGGGTGGGTTATGGGTCCATCAACCTGGCGCTTAAAAATCATTTGTCGGCCGTGTTTCTCCTGGGACTTGTCTTTTTAAAAATCCTCGCCACCTCGATTACCCTCGGCAGCGGCGCTTCAGGCGGGATATTCGCACCTTCACTGTTTATCGGCGCCATGACGGGCGGCTTTTTCGGGTGGGGCGTGCATACGCTCTTTCCCATGATCACTGGTGATTCAGGCGCATACGCCCTGGTGGCCATGGGGGCGGTGGTTGCCGGGACCACACATGCGCCCATTACAGCCATCATTATCATCTTCGAATTGACGGCCAGTTATCAGATCATGCTTCCCCTCATGTTCGCCTGTATTATCAGTACGTTAATCGCCTCTTCCTTGAAACACGGATCCATCTATACCCTCAAGCTGTCCCGTCGTGGCGTAAGGCTTCTGCAGGGTTGGGAACAGAGTATTATGCAGGCCATCAAGGTGAAGGATATAATGTCCGACCATGTGGTGGCCATCCCGGAAAGCATGCCTTTGGATGAGGTTATCAACTCCCTGAAAACACAGAACGTTTCCTATCTGCACGTTATTGATAAGGACAACAACCTTACCGGAATCATATCCTTTCGCGACATCCGGGCCACGCTTCAGGAGGAAACCCTCAATGGTCTGGTAATCGCCAGGGATGTGGCAACGATACATATCTATACCATACGTCCCACGGACAGCATTCTGCGTGCCTTCCAGGACATGGGCAGCACCGGAATTTCCCAGCTGCCGGTGGTGGCCGAGAATGACAGCAGGAAGGTCATCGGTACGGTCAGTCAAAGGGATGTGATGGCGGCTTATGATAAGGCGGTGTTGAACCGTGAAATTGATGGGTATTGA
- a CDS encoding tRNA 4-thiouridine(8) synthase ThiI: MSLIGKNSAGNVRGIGLLSGGLDSMLSAMVLMDQGIEVIGLTFQTPFFGSAKGEYAARSLGIRHVILDITDEHLVMVKNPSHGYGKNMNPCIDCHAMMFSKAGGLLEKMGADFLFSGEILGQRPMSQNAGALAIVESTSGCEGLILRPMSARLLPETDVEKAGLVDRSRLLDIQGRSRKRQMEMARAFGIHEFPSPAGGCLLTDPGFSLRLKDLFDHNPDATPLDVKRLKVGRHFRMPGGSKVIIGRHHADNEELESLFSSGDYDLRVDDIPGPITLVEGTALPDEIILAASFTVRYSKAVELGHAPVRVKAPDGTEKILDSSAAEGDLIERFRIA; this comes from the coding sequence TTGAGCCTTATTGGGAAAAACAGCGCTGGAAATGTCCGCGGCATAGGTCTTCTATCGGGGGGGCTGGACAGTATGCTTTCTGCCATGGTCCTCATGGATCAAGGGATCGAGGTTATTGGACTTACCTTCCAAACTCCCTTCTTCGGCAGTGCGAAAGGGGAGTACGCTGCAAGGTCCCTGGGGATCCGTCATGTCATCCTGGATATCACCGATGAGCATCTGGTCATGGTTAAAAACCCCTCCCACGGATATGGCAAAAACATGAACCCATGCATAGACTGCCACGCCATGATGTTCAGCAAAGCGGGTGGACTTCTTGAGAAAATGGGAGCGGATTTTCTCTTTTCCGGAGAGATACTTGGGCAAAGGCCCATGTCACAGAACGCCGGCGCGCTGGCCATTGTTGAGAGCACCTCCGGATGTGAAGGACTCATATTAAGACCCATGTCCGCCAGGCTCCTCCCTGAGACGGATGTGGAAAAGGCAGGGCTTGTTGACCGTTCCAGGCTTCTGGATATTCAGGGACGTTCCCGAAAACGACAGATGGAAATGGCAAGGGCGTTCGGCATCCATGAATTTCCGTCACCGGCCGGAGGGTGTTTGCTGACTGATCCCGGGTTTTCCCTTCGACTCAAGGATCTTTTCGACCACAACCCGGATGCCACACCCCTTGACGTCAAACGGCTGAAGGTTGGAAGGCACTTCAGGATGCCCGGTGGAAGCAAGGTGATCATTGGGCGACACCATGCCGACAACGAGGAACTGGAGAGTCTTTTTTCTTCCGGCGATTATGATCTGAGGGTGGATGATATCCCCGGTCCGATAACCCTTGTGGAGGGGACCGCCCTGCCTGATGAGATAATCCTCGCGGCCTCCTTTACGGTGCGCTACAGCAAGGCGGTTGAGCTGGGTCATGCACCTGTGAGGGTTAAGGCCCCTGATGGTACAGAAAAAATCCTGGATTCATCTGCGGCCGAGGGGGACCTGATCGAGAGGTTCCGTATTGCCTGA
- a CDS encoding aldehyde ferredoxin oxidoreductase family protein produces the protein MKLKGGYFFKILEVDLSRGESSIRPVDEDFALQYIGGRGFGARLVADNVKNTRRRINPLGPENILVVAPGPFTGLYLPASGKNSFVTLSPATGIYGDSSMGGVFGVELRQAGYDAVVLRGRAPELSALIIEDDRVRIIPIPEAGGKTTIETEALVRGVTGDEDMKIASIGVAGENEAVFSCVNADWSRNAGRIGIGAVMGSKNVKAIAVRGSRDLPVHDLDALIGISREGYDLLKSHELFRFWQQQGLMSVIDYANSMGILPTRNFQETSFDRAEKMNGYVMEDRYKIGDTACFGCSMSCGNVCLVKEGKYRGTVTEGPEYESAAMLGSNLGVSNFACILKANSLCDDLGLDTISSGSIVGAMIEGQEKGVVTPEDLDGMLLSWGDEETILQLIEKIAHRDGVGDTLAGGARAIIARWPGLDGILSHVKGLEQSAYDARAAISMALGYGTSDIGAHHTRSWTVASELENGTGWGFKEKADFVIYHQTIRPLFDMLGVCRLPWIELGFPEEYYQRFYTAVTGVERSMEDLSRCSNHIFNLTRAINVRLGIGRKDDYPPRRTFDDPVPSGPRKGSVVSREDYEKILDIYYRQRGWSEEGIPPLSL, from the coding sequence ATGAAGCTTAAGGGCGGGTACTTTTTTAAAATTCTGGAGGTTGATCTTTCCCGGGGCGAGTCGTCCATCCGACCCGTCGATGAGGACTTCGCACTCCAGTACATAGGTGGCCGCGGGTTCGGGGCCCGTCTGGTGGCCGATAACGTAAAAAATACCCGCAGACGGATTAACCCTCTTGGTCCGGAAAACATCCTGGTCGTTGCCCCAGGGCCCTTTACGGGTCTGTATCTACCTGCCTCTGGAAAGAACTCTTTCGTCACCCTCTCCCCGGCGACCGGGATCTACGGCGACAGCAGCATGGGGGGCGTTTTCGGCGTGGAATTGCGCCAGGCGGGTTACGACGCGGTGGTACTTCGGGGCCGGGCCCCGGAGCTTTCGGCCCTGATCATCGAGGATGATCGTGTCAGGATCATCCCCATACCGGAGGCCGGGGGAAAAACCACCATCGAGACGGAAGCTTTGGTCCGCGGGGTGACAGGTGACGAGGATATGAAAATCGCTTCCATCGGTGTGGCCGGAGAGAACGAGGCCGTTTTCTCCTGCGTCAACGCAGACTGGAGCAGGAATGCCGGCCGCATAGGCATCGGCGCGGTGATGGGGTCGAAAAACGTAAAGGCCATAGCCGTGCGCGGGTCCAGGGACCTGCCCGTTCATGATCTCGATGCTCTGATTGGGATATCCCGCGAGGGCTATGACCTGCTGAAGTCCCATGAGCTTTTCCGGTTCTGGCAGCAGCAGGGCCTCATGTCGGTGATCGATTATGCCAACTCCATGGGAATTCTGCCAACGAGGAATTTCCAGGAAACCTCCTTCGATCGAGCTGAAAAGATGAACGGCTACGTCATGGAAGACCGCTACAAAATCGGCGACACGGCGTGCTTCGGATGCTCGATGTCGTGTGGAAATGTCTGCCTGGTCAAGGAGGGCAAATACCGGGGTACGGTGACCGAGGGACCGGAGTATGAGTCTGCCGCGATGCTCGGGAGCAACCTGGGGGTTTCCAACTTCGCCTGCATCCTGAAGGCCAACTCCCTTTGCGACGACCTGGGACTCGACACGATTTCATCGGGGTCCATTGTAGGCGCCATGATCGAGGGCCAGGAAAAAGGGGTCGTGACGCCCGAAGATCTTGACGGCATGCTGCTGTCCTGGGGTGATGAGGAGACGATCCTGCAGCTCATTGAAAAGATAGCGCACCGAGACGGCGTGGGCGACACCCTTGCAGGAGGGGCGAGGGCCATTATCGCCAGGTGGCCGGGGCTGGATGGGATACTGTCCCATGTCAAGGGGCTTGAACAGTCGGCCTACGATGCCAGGGCGGCCATCTCCATGGCGCTGGGGTATGGGACCTCAGATATCGGCGCCCATCACACCAGGTCGTGGACAGTTGCTTCCGAACTTGAGAACGGCACCGGCTGGGGGTTCAAGGAAAAGGCGGATTTCGTCATCTACCATCAGACCATCCGGCCCCTCTTCGACATGCTGGGGGTCTGTCGCCTTCCCTGGATCGAGCTGGGTTTTCCCGAGGAGTATTACCAGAGGTTCTACACGGCCGTCACCGGGGTGGAGAGGTCCATGGAGGACCTGTCCCGGTGCTCCAACCATATCTTCAATCTGACCCGCGCCATCAACGTCCGGCTCGGCATCGGTCGCAAGGACGACTATCCGCCCAGGCGCACATTTGATGACCCTGTGCCGTCAGGACCCCGGAAGGGGAGTGTAGTGTCCAGGGAAGATTACGAGAAGATTCTGGATATCTACTATAGGCAACGGGGGTGGAGCGAGGAAGGAATCCCGCCCTTGTCCCTGTAG
- a CDS encoding glutaredoxin family protein: MGDTILIYGKSTUPYTNKAREAYRAKGVEVDYRDVQSNPRFLDEMLKIGGGNRSVPLIVDHGKVTVGYGGT; the protein is encoded by the coding sequence ATGGGCGACACAATCCTGATCTACGGAAAATCCACGTGACCTTACACCAATAAGGCCCGTGAGGCCTACAGGGCAAAGGGTGTGGAGGTGGATTATCGTGACGTACAGTCCAATCCCCGGTTTCTCGACGAAATGCTGAAGATCGGGGGCGGGAACAGGAGTGTTCCCCTCATCGTTGACCATGGAAAGGTAACGGTCGGCTACGGGGGCACCTGA
- a CDS encoding Na+/H+ antiporter gives MEQTFIVPEIQFFTLLTIAAGIAVAVKYVRLPYTIALVIGGLLVGITGVSPYLLTQELILFVFLPPLLFEGAIHFELTGLKRNLRPIGILALPGLLIAAFLSGFLIQKITGLPMATALLVGVMISPTDPISVLALFKRLGVPRRLSMIVEGESVFNDGTGIVLYGVLAGIVTSGTFNPITSVLLFFKVVIGGLVVGLILGQIAFHILKRLDDHVLEVLITIILAYISFIVAEHSLHVSGVMAVVACGVVVGNQGARYAMSPTTRIAIKNFWEIAAFIINSLIFLLIGTRIHPSELIAIFPSILAVFLVVVAARAVGCYPLIGALNLMGERVPRKWIHIINWGGIHGSIPIALALGLPAIAQRDYIVSLVFGVVFLSLTVQGLTMAPLVRILGVADRDRATEAYERTVARSVLLKRAIEDLGRRKDEGRISEAIHKRLSEELKEELQTIQARMEKLERAPAVQSSLEEKTRRSILMLQKSTLLDMEVQGEVSHENASDIIAGIDKSLEKIESLEKTAARETTED, from the coding sequence ATGGAACAAACATTCATCGTACCTGAGATCCAGTTTTTTACCCTGCTTACCATTGCCGCAGGCATAGCGGTAGCGGTGAAATATGTTCGGCTGCCATACACCATTGCCCTGGTGATCGGCGGATTGCTGGTCGGCATAACCGGCGTCAGTCCATACCTCCTCACCCAGGAACTCATCCTGTTCGTCTTTCTACCTCCCCTCCTGTTTGAGGGCGCGATACACTTCGAGCTTACCGGCCTGAAAAGAAACCTCCGCCCCATCGGCATCCTGGCCCTTCCGGGCCTTCTCATCGCGGCGTTTCTGTCAGGGTTCCTCATCCAGAAGATAACCGGGCTTCCCATGGCGACAGCCCTCCTGGTAGGGGTCATGATTTCCCCGACTGATCCCATTTCGGTTCTCGCCCTCTTCAAACGGCTTGGCGTTCCTCGAAGGCTTTCCATGATTGTGGAAGGCGAATCAGTTTTCAACGACGGGACCGGTATCGTCCTGTACGGTGTACTGGCCGGCATCGTTACTTCCGGGACCTTCAATCCGATCACTTCGGTGCTTCTCTTTTTCAAGGTGGTCATAGGCGGACTTGTGGTAGGCCTGATCCTGGGGCAGATAGCATTTCATATCCTCAAGAGGCTTGACGATCACGTCCTCGAGGTGCTCATTACCATTATCCTGGCGTATATTTCCTTTATCGTTGCGGAACACTCGCTGCACGTGTCCGGTGTCATGGCGGTAGTCGCGTGCGGGGTTGTAGTAGGCAACCAGGGCGCCCGTTACGCCATGAGTCCGACGACCCGCATCGCCATCAAGAACTTCTGGGAGATCGCCGCTTTTATCATCAACTCCCTCATTTTTCTTCTCATCGGAACCCGGATCCACCCCAGTGAACTCATTGCCATTTTTCCTTCCATTCTGGCGGTCTTCCTCGTGGTGGTCGCGGCCAGGGCCGTGGGTTGTTATCCTCTCATTGGAGCGCTGAATCTCATGGGGGAGAGGGTGCCGAGAAAATGGATTCACATCATCAATTGGGGCGGAATTCACGGATCAATCCCCATCGCCCTCGCCCTCGGTCTTCCGGCCATTGCTCAGCGTGACTACATCGTATCCCTGGTGTTCGGCGTGGTCTTTCTGTCTCTCACGGTTCAGGGGCTTACAATGGCCCCCCTGGTTCGTATCCTGGGCGTAGCGGACCGGGATCGGGCAACGGAGGCGTACGAACGCACGGTTGCCAGGTCTGTCCTTCTCAAGCGCGCCATAGAGGACCTGGGCCGGAGGAAAGATGAGGGCAGGATCTCGGAGGCCATCCACAAAAGGCTGTCCGAAGAACTGAAAGAGGAGCTCCAGACTATTCAGGCCAGGATGGAGAAACTGGAGCGCGCCCCTGCAGTTCAGTCATCCCTTGAGGAAAAGACCAGGCGATCCATCCTCATGCTTCAGAAAAGCACCCTGCTGGACATGGAGGTACAGGGGGAGGTGAGCCATGAAAATGCCTCGGATATTATCGCGGGCATCGACAAATCCCTGGAAAAAATCGAGTCCCTGGAAAAAACCGCCGCCAGGGAAACGACTGAAGACTGA
- a CDS encoding NAD-dependent malic enzyme — protein MLRYHKFKDENGDDVYRVESEGYEILRNSILNKGSAFPLEERKLFNLDGYLPSVASTLETQVARRYEGFTQKTSDLEKYIYLRALQDRNETLFYALLLEHLDEMVPIVYTPTVGLACQMFSHIFRFTRGIFLFPDNIDRVEDIFQSFPDRKNIEMIVVTDSEGILGIGDQGIGGMGIPVGKSSLYVAAAGIHPANCLPVTLDVGTNNEELLNDPLYLGIRRERLSGDEYFDFVDKFVKGVKEKFPNAILQWEDFSKQNAFTLLQRYRNEIPSFNDDIQGTGAVTFAGIIGALKIKGEKLTDQLFAVFGAGAGGIGVARQIRTALIGKGLSKDEAGARIYVLDRMGVVFEGRERVDEYKREFSRSADFARGWSLDNPREVSLLDVARNAGISVLAGFSGVAGSFSEEIVRAMAEKVDRPVIFPLSNPTDKTEATPEDIYRWTDGKAIVSAGSPFTDVHYKGKVYVIGQGNNVYIFPGIGLGAILVGAKIITDEMFTAAGTKLAELVSKDWLDANCVYPPISELRTLCRGVAAEVAETAIEQGVAGKTVAPDMIDELVESRMWVPKYARLTRGSV, from the coding sequence ATGCTGCGATACCATAAATTCAAGGACGAAAACGGCGATGATGTTTACCGTGTTGAATCCGAAGGATACGAAATTCTTCGTAATTCCATTCTCAATAAAGGGTCAGCCTTTCCCCTGGAGGAGCGAAAGCTTTTCAACCTCGACGGGTACCTTCCCTCCGTCGCTTCAACACTTGAAACGCAGGTGGCCAGAAGATACGAAGGATTTACCCAAAAGACCTCCGACCTTGAAAAATATATCTACCTTCGGGCGCTCCAGGACAGAAATGAGACACTTTTCTATGCCCTTCTCCTGGAACATCTCGATGAAATGGTCCCCATTGTCTACACCCCCACTGTAGGCCTCGCCTGCCAGATGTTCAGCCACATTTTCAGGTTCACAAGGGGGATATTCCTGTTCCCCGACAACATCGACCGGGTTGAGGATATTTTCCAATCCTTTCCCGACCGGAAGAACATAGAGATGATCGTGGTAACCGACTCGGAGGGAATCCTGGGCATAGGGGATCAGGGGATTGGGGGGATGGGGATTCCCGTGGGAAAATCATCCCTTTATGTCGCAGCGGCGGGAATCCATCCGGCCAACTGCCTCCCTGTCACCCTTGATGTAGGTACGAACAACGAGGAGCTTCTGAACGATCCCCTGTATCTAGGGATAAGAAGGGAAAGACTCAGCGGGGACGAATATTTTGATTTCGTGGATAAATTCGTAAAAGGAGTCAAGGAAAAATTTCCCAACGCGATCCTCCAGTGGGAAGATTTCAGCAAACAGAATGCCTTTACCCTCCTTCAGAGGTACAGAAACGAAATCCCCTCCTTTAACGATGATATCCAGGGGACGGGTGCGGTGACCTTCGCAGGGATCATAGGGGCACTGAAAATCAAGGGGGAAAAACTCACCGATCAACTGTTCGCCGTATTCGGGGCAGGCGCCGGGGGAATAGGGGTCGCCAGGCAGATCCGAACGGCCCTGATAGGGAAGGGTCTTTCAAAGGACGAGGCGGGAGCGAGGATTTACGTCCTAGACAGGATGGGAGTCGTTTTTGAGGGAAGGGAAAGGGTGGATGAGTACAAGAGGGAATTTTCCAGGAGCGCCGATTTTGCCCGGGGATGGTCCCTGGATAACCCCCGAGAGGTTTCTCTCCTGGATGTGGCCAGAAATGCCGGGATCAGCGTCCTGGCCGGTTTTTCCGGAGTGGCGGGTTCTTTCAGCGAGGAAATAGTCAGGGCCATGGCCGAAAAAGTGGACAGACCGGTAATCTTTCCTCTTTCCAACCCCACGGACAAAACGGAAGCGACCCCGGAGGACATCTACAGATGGACCGATGGAAAAGCGATCGTTTCGGCGGGAAGCCCTTTCACGGACGTGCACTACAAGGGAAAGGTTTACGTCATTGGTCAGGGGAACAATGTTTATATTTTCCCCGGAATCGGGCTGGGGGCAATCCTTGTGGGAGCAAAGATTATTACCGATGAGATGTTTACGGCGGCTGGAACTAAACTGGCCGAACTCGTATCAAAGGATTGGCTCGACGCAAATTGTGTCTATCCGCCCATTTCAGAGCTTAGAACGTTGTGCAGGGGGGTAGCAGCCGAGGTAGCCGAAACGGCCATTGAACAGGGTGTCGCGGGAAAAACGGTGGCTCCGGACATGATCGATGAGTTAGTGGAATCGAGGATGTGGGTTCCCAAATATGCCAGGCTTACAAGGGGTTCCGTTTGA